The Cannabis sativa cultivar Pink pepper isolate KNU-18-1 chromosome 8, ASM2916894v1, whole genome shotgun sequence genomic interval AGTCAAAGCAGCATTCTCAAAACCAGTTTCTCTATACTTTTGAAAAATGAAAGTAGAATCTTTAACTCTTTGATAGCAACATCAATTTGCATATCTTCATTTTGTAGGATCTTGCTAGCAGTATTAATAGCAAACAACAAATCATACCAAATAACCTTACTCACAAAGAACTCAAAATTATGAATATTATATGTTGCTAAAGTCTCAGCATCACTTTTTGTTTTGGCATCTTCATTACTTTCTGTCAAGTAATTTAAAGCTTCTTTTATTTGTGAAGCTTGGAACATTAGTGCCTTAACACTGTCAACACGACTTTCCCAACGCGTTTCTGATAATGGCTTAACAGTGAAACCAGGTACATGATCTCTAAATACTTTCCATCATTTTGTAGAAGCTGAAAATAATGAGTATATTCGTTGTaccacaccaaaaaaaaaaaaagatacagCCTTGGGACAACAATGAGCCATGTCAGAAAGTAAAAGATTTAGAGAATGACAGGCACAAGAATTGTACAATGCTCTAGGATTCATTTCAAGTAGCCTAGTTTGTACACCTTTATTCTTTCCTCTCATATTAGATCCATTGTCATATCCTTGTCCTCTTATATTATCAACATCAAGTCCAAGAATATTCAACGCATCTAAAAGTTCATTAAGCAAACCAAGCCCTGATGTGTCATGAACTTTTATGAATCCTAGAAAATACTCATCAACAAATATTGGACTTTCTGAAACATTCACACATCTTAAAACAAGAGACATTTGTTCATCATTACTTGCATCTAGAGTACAATCTAGTATGactgaaaaaatattttgcttCTTTAATTCTACTAATTATCGAGCTTTTCACCTCAGTTGCCAGTAGTTGTATCATTTCATTTTGAATCTTGTGACTCAAATAATGATAATGAGTCTCACCTCTTAAAATATGACGAACATGTTCTTGCATTGTTGAATCAAATTCAGCAAGTAATTCTATAATTTGTAAGAAATTTCCATTGTTTTTATCATATAGTTTTTCACGATCTCCTCGAAATGCCAAATTATTTTGCCCAATTCTTTTTACAATAGCAAGAATTCTCTCTAACACTTGTTTCCAATGTTTTTTCTCTTGATTAATGTATTCTTCTAAACTTGCATCAATTGTTAACTTCATTTTCAGTTGTTTTTCTAATTCCACCCAACTAGCAATTGACTCAATATGTTGTGTACTTCGTTCATGACTTTTTAATCGATCAGAAATATTATGCCAGTCATTAAAACCTCCCTCAGCTAAAAAACCCACAAGATGCTTCTTTGTTTCAAACaattaacaacaaaaacaaaatactttaccTAATTTACCTAAACAAAATGCTTCTTTGTTTTTCTCCATTTGATAATTCTCTAATATAATGCAACGAAAAAAAATTCCTACCGAAAGCATCCCTAGTAAACTCGTCCTTAATGACTCTTTTTGGACCTCTTTCAACTATAAAATTTGTCATATTAATATGACCAATCCTATCCCAATTTCCTGGATCATCAATATCAAAAGGAAAGTTGAATACACGACTTAAAgttttctcattctcattctcaCTCAGTGTTTGATTCAGTTCTTCATTTTCATTCACATCACTTGAACTTTTTTCATTCTCATTAATTGTTTGATTCAGTCCTTCATTTTCATTCACATTACTTGAAGTTTTCTCATTCTCATTACTTTCAATATCAAACTGATTCTCAATGTCATTCCCTACAAAATTGTCTACATTATTTGTATTGAAATACTTATTAAGAGAACCAACCTGACTTTTTTGCAAGACTTCTTTCCTTAATTTCTCCTTTCTTTTTTGAGCTCCTGATTTGTATTTGTAATTTCTAATAGGACCCTATAAAAATTGCAAACAAAATTAATGATATGAgtacaaaaatatgatataGACAAGACAATGTTTATCttattattacaaaatatacggtatatcaaaatcataaaaaaaaaatacaagacaTAAGTCACATAACTTTAGAAATAAAAGGGAACTACTAAaaaggagtttttttttttttcttttgcaaataaaataaaatatggtgATCATTTCTTTATGTGAATTGATTTGTGACTATGAGTGAATCAATAGTGAATTAATTGAGCtaggaaaataaaattcaatattcattttatttttagtttataatatttatacaacatcaacaacaacaacaacaacaataacaatatataaatattaaaatacacaAAACGATATACTACTACGAAAATTTCAAagcaaacaaaataataattaaaaaggaAATGACTTAATTAAGAAGCCCACCCATTAACACTTTCCTACTAATATATCTATAACTATATAAAAAGGAGAATGTGACTTTGGGCTTCCTATAGTAAATTACAAAATTCTCCTTCCTTTTTCTATCTATaacctttataaaaaaaaagtgttataaatattaataattatgtggatgtctaaatcttttatttattgccattaattgtaatcaacattcctctttttcttagtttcttaatatctcactcttgtatttgtataaataggggttcaccccattggaataaacaactcagaaattctcattcactttctctttccctcttcatcttcttcttctttcttctcatctactttatattattttatattattttataacacgttatcagcacgagtctctgcccaagcttcaagcatgagtctcttcccaagtcccaatgtaagcatcttgttaaagttcttgaattgtttcaaagtcaaaatacactaaatatatatttctatatatacttctctgactgaaacaatttcaagaatcatttggtttcctttttctttttatctatatatctatatattatatatgtatgtatatgtttttatatatttattattgatttcatatatatgtatatatattatgttcttatcattcataatatttacaatatatgtgtgcctatgatatgatagagaaaatctatataaattatacatatatccagaagattatgtatcatcgataaaatattgcatatatcctaaagattatgcatcatcgataaaatattgcatatatcctgaagattatacatcatcgataaaaaattgcatatatcctgaagattatgcatcctcgataaaatattgcatatatcctgatgattatgcgtcctcattaaaatcttgcatatatcctgaagattatgcaaacgtaatattcattatatagttgatggatatataatgaaagagatgaatacatctttatatatatgttcttgtattctttgaggacaatgaaaagtaatctaatatcgatatagattttgacaaacatttcctgaagtaaatgttttatatttgtcaaaaaaaaatgattgtatttatgtgaatacaactaaagagtcattaaaaatgattattattgatgcaattttatactaggttttgaatacctaaaaagaatgttaagaaaattgcattgaaacatcaaagtataagaataacagtgagcatgactaatgttatttaaatacatgagacatgtatttattgttcatcattccctgtagagaatgatacgaattgaattcaactacttttaaatattgtttgtattagtcatgttactatacattattattacttgcaatgttggaaattattgcatgtgacatatattaaagatcaaattttgcatacatcttggagattatgcaaaaattgtattcatatattctttgaaatattgttaagGAAATTGCTgggtaatttctttttatatatgaacaagtaataaatttttaagaaatttataataatgttctacttgttcagcgtcattccccgaagtgaatgtaatttAAACAATCAATCACATTatttactcaaatatttccagaagaaagtagaaacaaccaaaagatgagataccacacacaatcaaagtgtataaaatctatatatcatgtgtggaattgaataatagtagtcgcgtacctgtagtacgaacacacttataatcaagataaaagtatatttgattattgaatagaatgtgaattgtacaaatttattgtacatttagaatatttaaatatcattccctgaagagaatgaatagacatgaaattctatttcaaagaatatatatagatttcacatatattggcaatgccagaagtaaattaatatatacatattttattatttcttgaaatcaatagtttcaaactattgttggtacaggatatgtatatatatagttactatataattcagtttgcatattcccagaagtgaatatataacttactaatatttgttagtgattcAATATactcaaagtgataaagaatcacaaaatgattatttgaaaagcttcctgaagaagtcttacatacaattgctactttgagtagtaaaatatctttgtatgtacctagatgtataacttttatctagttatgaaagtgataagaaataacttattatatgtacttattgtacatttaaatatataatatatcaagtcatgataattagactgatgaatagtctattaataaattagacgacttgttaaaaagataccaggaaaaatgaatgatatattacggttatatctatttgatgatagtgattcctgaagaaatataaagtttgataaacataatagtgactcctgaagagtgtatatgttttggagaataatataattatattattcgtgtatataaaaatgaaacttgtaatgattatgttgtaatgaatttacattaccttttgaaagtttcattaaaatacaaattatagtgaacctgaagttcatgaattgaattattttaacatgatcaatcatatgcaataaattgtcaaagaatttgactaaattttgttgaagaaccagaagattcttctcattgttaatttataaggctcaaaagaagaatgtgcatatatttgcacatagaaaatatttaaattatatttcttcaaCAGTCTTGAGccattattagatttttattgcatagtttcttatcgatgtgataagattatataatcatgcatttacaaaatgtgtaaatttatgtatttctaattatacacgtatgactcattcttagaaatgaattaagttcataaggattgaacttgaaactgaagtttattgaacctgaagttcaatgtcatatagtatatatgagtttaaacaaatattgattcattgtgatatactgaaatccctacaggtatattaataatattatatatcacaatttttaaaaattctctcgatcagggggagagaagcagttgggatcgatgataatttttgaaaaatgatccttgcacaaagtatataagaacaatatagttcaaaatgatatataccaactgcaaatcaatattattcaaagttgagatagaatgattgaaaacgcctgaagcgtaaatgaacaatgtagaaattattaataaatgttcatttgatttgccctgaagttgttaaatctagaggtactcatggagataccttaatgttataaagtattaaaatgataaccgtgatgaaaacggtactcgaagagactcccaagagaagttagacataacacatttgatcataattgaatccctggagtgattctatataggtacctataaatgataaacatatttgaaaaatatgtaatttaaagagatctctataagttatgtcaatatgggaggaaattatcatataatgaaatttttgtcgacaatagatgttgaatgtttgcatatgcaataaactaacatgagatagcaaggatcatggtattagatttgtcgagaattattgacatacattttgatttttggccaaaatattatgacgcagtccaggcaagtttactcgtataaagtgaagtaagacctgtagggtgtgcaaataaatatttctaatgagaaatttgcatatatgtatttgtacataatgaattgttgtacaaagtttgcatagacatgagattgattgaagtaaggcttaaatattgagaaaatataatcatgatttgattatagcctggaatatattttatgaggatttataagcgtcacataaatcttgcaacaaaaggttatttatttggagctcctaatatagtgagaatttgaaataagccttatctaaaaattctagaagaatttaatacatgtcttaagtgatataaattcaaagtcgcgcgcactatatgacaaagatctttgtatgaaataaagacatgtaagtaaattattgtttgaaaaatacgtatggttgtctatgcaatataaattcgtaaattatacgctgtgatagactcttgaagagtttttgattaattgaagaacaaactattatttcttttgtatttcgagaaatattaatgtataaagtttgttcattagtattgaagtcctgaagtacttcatatgtatcaagaattatagatatatgatcatttgatatggaaattaagatcatacaacaagatggaacaaatacgtggtcttggagtaccatcattctcacaaatgaaaatttatagtaccattaatgtgttatgttcatatctacttgaaattttaaattttagtatgaacaaagttgtgtacacacatgaatgatacaattagtgtgataaagactaatgttccacgaacccctcatctataatttagaagtccatacatactctgaaagagttatagaaaatatatgatcaaagatatatatggtgatattttaaaagtgataacaataatcttatgagatatattatcaccaaaagaattatggatcatatgtgcatgagggggagacatattcatgttgcactctttttcccttagttcaggttttgtcccaatgggttttcctgacaaggtttttaacgaggcaacttgcaaataattatgaatatgaaatatacattgtactctttttccctagctcagattttgtcccattGAGTTTTTCTGagaaggtttttaacgaggcagctataaatcatgttaacatacttgcattttatgaagaaagtagagaatgtgtgggagtgagatcattgacatagcatattcgggagacatatggattgcactctataaagaagtatcaatacaaacagttctctatgaagataatattcgttgcatcgctcaactaaaaggagggtacattgaaggagatagagttagaacacatttcaccaaattcttctttatacgcttcaagaaaatgcatattggtgttcaacatattcaatcgagtgtcaatcttacaaacttattcacaaagttattaccaacatcaacatttgagaagacagcagacaagatcgaaattcgtctattagaagatctccacaaatgcctaaacgagggggagttagtttacactatactctttttcctttgatcaagttttcagcaagatttttaataagacggttattatggacatccaagggggagtgttataaatattaataattatgtggatgtccaaatcttttatttattgccattaattgtaatcaacattcctctttttcttagtttccctttttcttagtttcttaatatctcactcttgtatttgtataaatagggtttcaccccattggaataaacaactcagaaattctcattcactttctctttctctcttcatcttcttcttctttcttctcatctactttatattattttatattattttataacaaaaagAATGTTTTTGGGTTCCACTaagtaaattacttaattaacctttattaaatattaaactacaaaaaataataaattgttcTTTTATAACTCAAAAAAAATCTAAGTCAAACAACCATAcatattgtaatatttttttttaaaaaaaaaatatttttgaaatcttTTTATATCCCACatttaattaatgaataataatttatctttctacaaaataacttaaaagtatatcattttatacaaaaaaatttaaaaaattatttcaattgatggaaataatttacttattattttattaaataaaaaataataataaaacacaattttagttatataaatatatgataatTACCTTTCTCTCCATCACTttagattattaaaataatagatttaTAAACCCAATTTATTGATATGTGAAGGCCATAGCCTTTACTAAAAAAATGTCAcacttaaaatatatatgtattttctaatttcataattgtcaagtaaaatagtaaaaaagctccacaaaattaatttagtataagtaattataatttttgtttaatgtGGGCAGTGAGCACAAGTATCTTTAGGGGAATTTTATTTgcactttaaaaatttataaatgcactatattttaataatttttattttaaataaaatttatatctgtatttataatagtttttttttttatcaaaattccTTCAATTcaaattgttaaaaaataaatctatcaaaaaaaattaaatattataataaaaaaattaaaataaaaaattatacgaaattctattagaaaaaaataaaaaaaattatataaatttgaaaaataattatgacttttttttaaaaataaatactaaaattaacacagaataatgtgagaaaaataattcaaaaaatattaagagtgatttttaaaaattattttaagtttattttttatatacttattatacactacaagaaatatcacacttttaccagcacaattcgctactgcgctggtaaaagttacttttaccagcgcatttcgcaAACTATACTGGCAAAAAGGTCCAAGTTTTACCAGCGCATATTTgtagtggctaaaatctaactttgtCAGTGTATTTACGCACTGGGAAAGTCATTTTTGCCAGTGCTTTTCATTTTGTGCTGGTAAAAATTCTAATACCAACGTTGATTTGCTAATCTCTTTTGCCAATACATCtaaagtaaattttattttaccagcgtaatactaaacttttgccaacacaaaaatgtgctggcaaaaATGTCATTTCTTGTAGCTAATTTGtcgggtgtaaataaaatttttcatatatttataataaataaatcccctcaaaataaaaaatcatgttGAATACACGTGCGGAACACGTGTGCCTCCGActagtatataaaaatatatgatgACAATGTACTACAACATAATAAGTAAATAAcaacaagtaaataatttttaatttaaataatatgtcaataatttttaatttaaataagcaATTgatcataaaaattaataaaatattaactttGGAAAATTAAAAGCTTACCATTACAATACAAGGAAGGAGATAGAAATTGAAAAGATTActtttttcttataatattgTATATTGATAGTTGATGAGTGATGTGGATTGAGGATTGAGGATGGGGAGGATTAGGATAGTTGTTAAATTGTAAATTGTaaaggtgattttttttttttttttgagagattgAAAATTTAGAGTCTTGAGAAGAGAAAGAATTTTAGAGAAAGAGGGAGGGTTGGTGGAGCTTGGTGGAAAAAAATGGCATATTGAGATTtagatttgagagagagagagatgagagtgactttttagtttttgtttttttctttttttttttccttcacgTCAATACTCAATAGATAGGTGGTTGGAGGAATTCGGATGGGCTGAGGAAGTGTGTAATTGGGTTGGGCTGGGCCGCTGGAGGAAATGGGTGTTGTGgggtctaattttttttttaaagggtTAAATGGCTGGCTGGTTTTGGGCCCTAGGTTGGAGTGGGCCTTAGGCACGGGCCTAGTCCGCCTAGgcccagggccggccctgtCTCAAACTAATGTGACAAGTGATAGTTGTACTGTCTTTAAGCGTCAGGGAAAGGTGCACAAAGAAGTGTCAAAGTAATGAGTGTGTAGATTCCTATATTTAtggaattatttcacaaatatacaaaaaaaaatataaaaaaaatagatatatatatataatacgattttacagaattttaaatatttttacaatttttttgattttatttacaaaaaatacgttctttttatattgtactcttgttaatttgttgttgattttttgttatctgtatgttattttttgttgttattttaatgttacttttatgtaattttcttgttgttttcgtgttgtttctatagaaaaccgtaaaaatgtaaaaaaaagttaaacgtaaaaatgatttttttttttttacaaaaaataatgtcTTATTGTTCTTTAAAGGAAACTTCTATCGATCGAGTGTACAAAGGGGGCAACTTTTGTGCGTGTGTTGTCCTCTATTTATGAAACCACATGAATTCCACATTAAAACTTCTTCAAGCCATCTTATGGTGGAACAGATTATACCTAATAGAGTTTAAAAATCTACACTTCCCTCGTGGACTAGAGTTGACGACTCCTCTTTTGGAATAAGTTCAGACATAGAAAACCGTAGCGCCGCACAATATAGTCTGGTTTCTCCTGAGTTTTGTTCATCTCCTCCTGGTTAGGATGTGGCGGACCTCTATCTGGGCTTGGTTGGAGTCTTGGTCAAGAAGGCTTGCTATTGATCTATGTGTGTGTCTATTTTCCTTGGGTCCTCGTCTCGCATTTCGTCGATCTGGGTTGGGTTCTATTTTTGTTAGTTCATACTGTTGGGAGAGTTGGATCTTACCTTTGGGGTGATCAACTAGATGTCTAGGGATTTTTTTGGTCTGGTCTAATTATACGATTGTCTGACGGTCTAGACTAGACCTCTATTGCGGTTAGCCATGGCAGTCTTGGTGTTTCTTCGTCCTTTTGTCTATGTTCGGAGGTGATGCTATGCAATTCTAATCAGATTTGTTGAGGTGCTCTTTGGAAATGGAGGTggagttgttgggttttatgcttaaaataaaactcatttcaatataatcagatttacttattaatat includes:
- the LOC133030491 gene encoding uncharacterized protein LOC133030491 yields the protein MERKGPIRNYKYKSGAQKRKEKLRKEVLQKSQVGSLNKYFNTNNVDNFVGNDIENQFDIESNENEKTSSNVNENEGLNQTINENEKSSSDVNENEELNQTLSENENEKTLSRVFNFPFDIDDPGNWDRIGHINMTNFIVERGPKRVIKDEFTRDAFAEGGFNDWHNISDRLKSHERSTQHIESIASWVELEKQLKMKLTIDASLEEYINQEKKHWKQVLERILAIVKRIGQNNLAFRGDREKLYDKNNGNFLQIIELLAEFDSTMQEHVRHILRESPIFVDEYFLGFIKVHDTSGLGLLNELLDALNILGLDVDNIRGQGYDNGSNMRGKNKGVQTRLLEMNPRALYNSCACHSLNLLLSDMAHLFRDHVPGFTVKPLSETRWESRVDSVKALMFQASQIKEALNYLTESNEDAKTKSDAETLATYNIHNFEFFVSKYRETGFENAALTKATEIASVMEVEPVFIEKQKIYRKKHFDESVNEGVTQSAAESFKIDYFLCIIDQAISSFKTRHAYFYSA